GATCCTAAATATTTGCTACCCGACCCTATAGAAACAATCCAGGCAGCTGAAGAACTCGTACAACTGGGGTTCATTGTCATGCCTTACATACATGCTGATCCGGTACTTTGCAAACGACTGGAAAATGTAGGTGCACAAACTGTCATGCCTTTGGGGTCGCCAATAGGTAGTAATAAAGGACTACGGACCATTGACTTTCTGGAGATCATCATCGAACAAAGCTCGGTTCCGGTAATTATAGATGCAGGAATAGGGGCTCCCTCTGATGCCGCAAAAGCAATGGAATTAGGCGCCGATGCGGTATTAGTCAATACTGCAATTGCAGCAGCAGACGATCCTCAGGCCATGGCACACGCCTTTAAGCTCGCTGTACAGGCGGGCAGAACAGCTTATCTGGCCAAGCTTCCAGCCGTGGTCCAACAAAGCCATGCATCAAGTCCATTCACTTCTTTCCTGCAACAGACCTAATATAAAACCATGAAAACCCAATTTAAAGATATATTCGATCAATACGACTGGGATACGATTAAGGAAAAGATTTATGCAGTCACTGAACAACAGGTCAAACAGGTATTAGCCAAATCCAAAAGAAATCTGCAGGATTTTCTGATTCTCCTTTCTCCTGCTGCAGCTTCCTTTCTGGAGGATATGGCCACACAGTGCCATCATCTGACCAAAAAGAGATTTGGAAAAACCATTCAATTGTATGCACCACTGTATCTTAGCAACGAATGCAACAATATCTGCACTTATTGCGGATTCAGCATGGACAACAAGATCAGAAGAAAAACACTTAATGATGAAGAACTGATACGTGAAGTCTTGTTTCTCAAAAATAAAGGGTTTGACCATGTATTACTGGTCACCGGAGAGGCAAATTACACAGTCAATTTACTTTATTTTCTGAATGCTATGGACAAGATAAAACCTTACTTTTCCAACATTTCTATTGAAGTACAACCTCTTACCTTACAGGAATATGAGCTCCTTCAGCAGGCTGGAGTACATGCTGTCTTAGTATATCAGGAAACGTACCATAAAGAAGTATACAAGACCTATCATCCAAAAGGCAAAAAATCAAATTTTGATTTCAG
The Sphingobacterium spiritivorum genome window above contains:
- a CDS encoding thiazole synthase; this encodes MNFMDNLTIANRSFHSRLFVGTGKFGSGELLEKAVLASESELVTVALKRINTNDGQDHLIRHLHHPHIHLLPNTSGARTAKEAVLAAQIAREALETNWIKLEIHPDPKYLLPDPIETIQAAEELVQLGFIVMPYIHADPVLCKRLENVGAQTVMPLGSPIGSNKGLRTIDFLEIIIEQSSVPVIIDAGIGAPSDAAKAMELGADAVLVNTAIAAADDPQAMAHAFKLAVQAGRTAYLAKLPAVVQQSHASSPFTSFLQQT
- the thiH gene encoding 2-iminoacetate synthase ThiH, producing MKTQFKDIFDQYDWDTIKEKIYAVTEQQVKQVLAKSKRNLQDFLILLSPAAASFLEDMATQCHHLTKKRFGKTIQLYAPLYLSNECNNICTYCGFSMDNKIRRKTLNDEELIREVLFLKNKGFDHVLLVTGEANYTVNLLYFLNAMDKIKPYFSNISIEVQPLTLQEYELLQQAGVHAVLVYQETYHKEVYKTYHPKGKKSNFDFRLDTPDRIGQAGIHKIGLGVLLGLEDWRVDSFFNALHIDYLQKAYWQTKYSVSFPRLRPASGIGEPNFHMDDRDLVQLICAYRLWNEDLEISISTRESEHFRNHIIPLGVTTMSAESKTNPGGYTVDPQSLEQFEISDERPVSDIEQLIRSKGYEAVWKDWDSVFS